The Cylindrospermopsis curvispora GIHE-G1 genome contains a region encoding:
- a CDS encoding metal-sensing transcriptional repressor, with amino-acid sequence MNPSNTLADDFSQDVHTHHHNHDHQQHPGHNSGLVGPGHPHVHTEESLRRIVNRISRIEGHIRGIKTMVQQNSPCPEVLLQIAAVRGALDKVARIVLDEHLTECISRAAQNGNIDAEMEQLKAALDRFFH; translated from the coding sequence ATGAATCCGTCAAATACTTTAGCTGATGATTTTTCCCAGGATGTACATACTCACCATCATAACCATGACCATCAACAACATCCAGGTCACAATTCGGGGTTGGTGGGACCAGGTCATCCTCATGTTCATACGGAAGAATCACTAAGACGAATTGTCAACCGAATATCCCGCATAGAGGGACACATTCGCGGTATTAAAACCATGGTGCAACAGAATAGCCCCTGTCCGGAGGTATTATTACAAATAGCTGCGGTTCGAGGTGCATTAGATAAAGTTGCTCGCATCGTCCTGGATGAACATTTAACCGAATGTATTAGCCGAGCTGCCCAAAATGGTAACATTGATGCGGAAATGGAGCAACTAAAAGCTGCTTTAGACCGCTTCTTTCATTAG
- a CDS encoding HhoA/HhoB/HtrA family serine endopeptidase, whose product MMRFPEVRHSPITSRVVAMFMGVMLIVSSLLVSPSQAQSIPAVTDAIGKSSFVTAAVNRVGPAVVRIDTEKTISRPVDPIMEDPFFRRFFGDTFPPMSPTEQLRGLGSGFIIDKSGLVLTNAHVVDQADKVTVRLKDGRTFEGKVQGIDEVTDLAVVKVNAGKDLPVAALGSSNNVQVGDWAIAVGNPLGFDNTVTLGIVSTLKRSSAQVGISDKRLDFIQTDAAINPGNSGGPLLNAEGEVIGINTAIRADAMGIGFAIPIDKAKVIAAELQKNGKVAHPYLGVQMITLTPQLARQNNTDPNSTFELPEVNGVLVMRVVPNSPAAEGGVRRGDVIVAIDDQPISNAEQLQQVVEDSRLGQILRVKVQRGNKTQNLSVTTAELQNIS is encoded by the coding sequence ATGATGCGATTTCCTGAAGTTCGTCATTCCCCAATTACCTCTCGTGTGGTAGCAATGTTCATGGGTGTGATGTTAATAGTTTCCAGTCTGTTAGTTTCACCCTCCCAAGCACAATCGATACCTGCTGTAACTGATGCAATTGGTAAAAGCAGTTTTGTGACTGCCGCAGTTAATCGCGTCGGGCCTGCTGTAGTGAGAATTGACACCGAAAAAACCATTTCTCGTCCCGTTGACCCCATTATGGAAGATCCATTCTTCCGACGCTTTTTTGGTGATACCTTCCCACCCATGTCACCAACAGAGCAGTTAAGAGGTTTAGGTTCTGGTTTCATTATTGATAAGAGCGGCTTAGTATTGACCAATGCCCACGTGGTGGATCAAGCGGATAAAGTGACGGTGAGATTAAAAGATGGTAGAACTTTTGAAGGCAAAGTCCAAGGCATTGATGAAGTAACAGACTTAGCAGTAGTTAAAGTCAATGCAGGTAAAGACTTACCAGTAGCTGCATTAGGTTCTTCTAATAATGTACAAGTAGGAGATTGGGCGATCGCAGTAGGAAATCCTTTAGGATTTGATAATACAGTCACATTAGGAATTGTTAGTACCTTAAAACGTTCCAGCGCCCAGGTAGGAATCAGTGATAAAAGACTAGACTTCATTCAAACTGACGCAGCAATTAATCCTGGTAACTCTGGTGGTCCATTATTAAATGCGGAGGGCGAAGTAATTGGTATTAATACAGCTATTCGTGCTGATGCTATGGGTATAGGTTTTGCCATACCTATTGATAAAGCCAAAGTAATTGCGGCCGAATTACAAAAGAACGGTAAGGTTGCCCATCCTTATTTAGGAGTGCAGATGATTACCTTAACACCCCAATTAGCTAGACAAAATAACACCGATCCCAACTCTACCTTTGAACTACCAGAAGTAAATGGGGTATTAGTAATGAGAGTTGTACCTAACTCCCCTGCTGCTGAGGGTGGAGTTCGACGTGGGGATGTGATTGTGGCGATTGATGACCAACCCATAAGTAATGCTGAACAACTACAACAGGTGGTTGAGGATAGTCGTCTAGGTCAGATTTTGCGAGTGAAAGTCCAAAGAGGTAATAAAACCCAAAATCTTTCGGTGACAACCGCTGAATTGCAAAATATTTCCTAG
- a CDS encoding thioredoxin domain-containing protein produces the protein MTNRLAATRSLYLRKHADNPIDWWPWCNEALSMAQTEDKPIFLSIGYSSCHWCTVMEGEAFSDLAIAEYMNANFIPIKVDREERPDIDSIYMQSLQMMTGQGGWPLNAFLSPDDLIPFYAGTYFPVAPRYGRPGFLEVLQAIRHYYDHQKEDFRQRKASILEALLSSTVLQNHDPAQFAHSQFHRFLKQGWETAMGVITPKQMGNSFPMIPYCQLVLQGTRFNYPSANDGLQMATQRGLDLALGGIYDHVGGGFHRYTVDATWTVPHFEKMLYDNGQIVEYLANLWSAGVEESAFKRAVAGTVSWLEREMISPTGYFYAAQDADSFNCSTDMEPEEGAFYVWSYRELQELLSDQELLELKEHFSLSLEGNFEGKNVLQRLSGGELSSSLELILGRLFLSRYGQTAENLTIFPPARNNHDAKTNPWHGRIPPVTDTKMIVAWNSLMISGLARASQVFQQPSYLQLAVKATRFILDHQFVNGRFHRLNYDGEPTVLAQSEDYALFIKALLDLHQADPGSSNWLEQAIALQDEFNEFLLSVELGGYFNTSSDNSQDLIIRERNFVDNATPSANGVAIANLIKLSLLTDNLYYLDLAESALKAFSTIIEKSPQSCPSLLIASDWYRNSTLVRSNIDNIKILASKYLPTTVFDVISKLPSNTIGLVCQGLKCLPAPANLDELLAQVQRSHNRLS, from the coding sequence ATGACCAACCGTTTAGCTGCAACTAGAAGTCTTTACTTGAGAAAACATGCTGATAACCCCATTGATTGGTGGCCTTGGTGTAATGAAGCATTGTCAATGGCTCAAACTGAAGATAAACCAATTTTCCTTTCCATTGGCTATTCTAGTTGCCATTGGTGCACAGTTATGGAGGGAGAAGCATTTTCTGATTTGGCAATTGCCGAATATATGAATGCCAATTTTATTCCCATTAAGGTGGACAGGGAAGAAAGACCTGATATTGATAGTATCTATATGCAGAGTCTACAGATGATGACTGGACAGGGTGGTTGGCCACTGAATGCTTTTCTCTCTCCTGATGATTTAATCCCCTTTTATGCTGGGACCTATTTTCCTGTTGCTCCCCGTTATGGTCGTCCGGGTTTCCTGGAAGTACTACAAGCTATCCGTCATTATTATGATCATCAAAAAGAGGACTTTCGTCAGCGCAAAGCATCTATTTTAGAAGCTTTGCTCAGTTCTACTGTGTTGCAAAACCATGATCCAGCTCAATTTGCCCATAGTCAATTCCACAGGTTTTTAAAACAAGGTTGGGAAACTGCTATGGGGGTGATTACTCCCAAACAAATGGGTAATAGTTTTCCGATGATTCCCTATTGTCAGTTGGTTTTACAAGGTACTCGCTTTAACTACCCATCTGCAAATGATGGACTGCAAATGGCTACCCAACGAGGTCTGGATCTGGCCCTGGGGGGAATTTATGACCATGTAGGTGGTGGTTTCCATCGCTATACGGTTGATGCTACCTGGACTGTGCCCCATTTTGAAAAGATGCTTTATGACAATGGTCAAATTGTTGAATATTTGGCTAATTTGTGGAGTGCAGGGGTGGAAGAATCAGCTTTTAAACGTGCAGTGGCTGGCACAGTAAGTTGGTTAGAACGGGAAATGATATCCCCTACAGGTTATTTTTATGCTGCTCAGGATGCGGATAGTTTTAACTGTTCCACTGATATGGAACCGGAAGAAGGTGCTTTCTATGTGTGGAGTTATCGGGAATTACAAGAGCTGTTAAGTGACCAAGAGTTACTGGAACTAAAGGAGCATTTCTCTTTAAGTTTGGAAGGTAACTTTGAGGGTAAGAATGTTTTACAGCGTTTATCTGGAGGAGAACTAAGTTCAAGTTTGGAATTGATCTTGGGGAGATTATTTCTTTCCCGTTATGGTCAGACTGCTGAAAATTTGACAATTTTCCCCCCAGCACGAAATAATCATGACGCAAAAACTAATCCTTGGCATGGTCGTATTCCACCTGTTACGGATACTAAGATGATTGTGGCCTGGAATAGTTTAATGATCTCTGGTTTGGCTAGAGCTAGTCAGGTTTTTCAACAACCTAGTTATTTACAATTGGCTGTGAAGGCTACTCGCTTTATTTTAGACCATCAGTTTGTAAACGGACGTTTTCATAGGCTTAACTATGATGGTGAACCTACTGTTTTAGCTCAGTCTGAGGACTATGCTTTATTTATTAAGGCCCTACTAGATCTACACCAAGCTGACCCTGGTAGTTCTAACTGGTTAGAACAGGCGATCGCTCTTCAAGATGAATTTAACGAATTTCTCTTGAGCGTGGAATTGGGAGGATATTTCAACACATCCAGTGATAATAGTCAAGATTTAATTATTCGGGAGAGAAACTTCGTTGATAATGCCACACCTTCAGCTAATGGAGTGGCGATCGCCAATTTGATTAAATTATCTTTACTGACAGACAACTTATACTATTTGGATTTAGCCGAGTCAGCTTTAAAAGCATTCAGCACCATAATAGAAAAGTCTCCCCAATCTTGTCCTAGTTTGTTGATAGCTAGTGATTGGTATAGAAATTCGACTTTAGTTCGCAGTAATATTGATAATATAAAAATACTAGCCAGCAAATACTTACCAACAACGGTTTTTGATGTCATATCAAAATTACCAAGTAATACTATAGGACTAGTGTGTCAAGGTTTAAAATGTTTACCAGCACCGGCAAATCTTGATGAACTATTAGCTCAAGTACAAAGGAGTCACAATAGATTGAGTTGA
- a CDS encoding ABC transporter ATP-binding protein yields the protein MAKVVLDDVKRKFDKVTAIENISFEVPDGEFWVLVGPSGCGKSTILRTIAGLETITSGSLYIGDRLVNNIPARSRDVAMVFQNYALYPHKTVAENIAFGLEMRQVDRKTIQSRIMSVAKALSLEHLLDRKPKQLSGGQQQRVALGRAIARQPQVFLLDEPLSNLDTQLRDDTRTELKQLHQKLNITTIYVTHDQVEAMTLADKIVVLNGGKIQQIGDPQSIYGLPANRMVATFLGNPPMNIIPATVKEDMFDVGGELLAIPNQIAAVSAVYPGQNYHLGIRPEHIRISCQGADSQNILREQGELWVEVKVVEPLGKEILVRVELPSCPGLINMQVERDRHLHPGEKLKICLDLNNLFVFETSDGVRIFPL from the coding sequence ATGGCTAAAGTTGTTTTGGATGATGTCAAACGGAAATTTGACAAAGTTACAGCAATTGAGAATATTTCCTTTGAAGTTCCAGATGGTGAGTTCTGGGTGTTGGTTGGTCCTTCAGGATGTGGCAAATCCACCATTCTGAGAACTATTGCAGGCCTAGAAACCATAACTTCAGGTAGTTTATATATAGGCGATCGCCTGGTTAATAATATACCAGCTAGATCCCGGGATGTGGCGATGGTGTTTCAAAATTACGCCCTTTATCCTCATAAAACCGTTGCTGAGAATATAGCTTTCGGTCTGGAAATGCGCCAGGTTGACCGCAAAACTATTCAATCTAGGATCATGTCCGTTGCTAAGGCCCTCTCCTTAGAACATCTTCTAGACAGAAAACCAAAGCAATTATCCGGGGGTCAACAACAAAGAGTAGCATTAGGCAGGGCGATCGCCCGTCAACCTCAAGTATTTTTACTGGATGAACCCTTGTCTAATCTGGATACACAGTTACGGGATGATACAAGAACTGAGTTAAAACAACTACATCAAAAACTGAATATTACCACTATTTATGTTACCCATGACCAGGTGGAAGCAATGACCTTAGCGGACAAAATTGTAGTCTTAAATGGGGGCAAAATTCAACAAATTGGGGATCCTCAGAGCATATATGGCCTACCCGCAAATCGGATGGTAGCGACTTTTTTGGGTAATCCACCTATGAACATTATACCTGCTACGGTGAAAGAGGATATGTTTGATGTGGGTGGAGAGTTATTAGCTATTCCCAATCAGATTGCAGCTGTTAGCGCAGTTTATCCTGGACAAAATTATCACTTAGGTATTCGTCCAGAGCATATTCGTATAAGTTGTCAAGGAGCAGATTCCCAGAATATACTGAGAGAACAAGGAGAACTATGGGTAGAAGTGAAAGTTGTAGAGCCTTTAGGAAAGGAAATATTAGTTCGTGTGGAGTTACCTAGTTGTCCAGGATTGATTAACATGCAGGTAGAGAGAGATAGACATTTACACCCCGGAGAAAAATTAAAAATATGTTTGGATTTAAACAACCTGTTTGTCTTTGAAACCAGTGATGGTGTGCGCATCTTCCCCCTATAG
- a CDS encoding DMT family transporter: MQFQIRESRSILASSLLLIAPFFLWGTAMVAMKGVIPHTTPLFMAGVRLVPAGVLILIVGAFMGRHQPKGWLAWLWIGLFAVVDGTLFQGFLAEGLARTSAGLGSVMIDSQPLAVALLSWWLFQERIGLWGWLGLALGVIGISLIGLPQEWIWHFIHPGVVTNSTNNNLFDNSLPLFASGEWLMLLAALSMALGTILIRFVSKYTDPVIATGWHMILGGIPLWGISSFLEVDQWQNILPADWVALTYATVLGSAIAYGLFFYFASTGNLTSLSSLTFLTPVFALIFGRILLGEVLTGIQWIGVMITLISIYLINQRENLPGQEDRKVETING, translated from the coding sequence ATGCAATTCCAAATAAGAGAATCCAGATCTATACTAGCTTCTTCTTTATTATTAATTGCCCCATTTTTCCTTTGGGGTACGGCAATGGTAGCTATGAAAGGAGTAATTCCCCATACCACACCTCTATTTATGGCAGGTGTGCGTTTAGTGCCAGCAGGAGTGCTTATTTTAATAGTCGGTGCATTTATGGGTAGACATCAACCTAAAGGATGGTTAGCATGGTTATGGATTGGATTATTTGCCGTGGTTGATGGCACCCTATTCCAAGGTTTTCTGGCGGAGGGGTTAGCTAGAACCAGTGCGGGTTTGGGTTCTGTAATGATTGATTCCCAACCTTTAGCTGTTGCTCTATTATCATGGTGGTTGTTTCAAGAACGTATTGGTCTATGGGGATGGTTAGGACTGGCATTAGGAGTGATTGGTATCAGTTTAATTGGGTTACCCCAGGAGTGGATCTGGCATTTTATTCACCCAGGTGTGGTGACCAATAGTACCAACAATAATTTGTTTGATAATTCATTACCCTTATTTGCTAGTGGCGAATGGTTAATGTTACTGGCAGCTTTATCCATGGCACTGGGAACAATATTAATTCGTTTTGTTAGTAAATATACTGACCCTGTAATAGCTACCGGATGGCACATGATTTTGGGAGGAATACCACTTTGGGGAATTTCTTCTTTCCTAGAAGTTGACCAATGGCAAAATATACTACCCGCTGATTGGGTGGCATTAACTTATGCTACCGTATTAGGCAGTGCGATCGCATACGGTTTATTCTTTTACTTTGCCTCCACTGGCAACCTAACAAGTTTAAGTTCTTTAACCTTTCTCACCCCGGTATTTGCATTAATATTTGGTCGTATTTTACTGGGAGAGGTTTTGACTGGGATCCAATGGATAGGAGTTATGATCACACTGATTAGCATCTATTTAATTAATCAAAGAGAAAATCTACCAGGACAGGAAGACCGGAAAGTGGAGACCATTAATGGCTAA
- a CDS encoding FAD-binding domain-containing protein: MSDLILFWHRRDLRTSDNTGLGVAREKTKKVVGVFCLDPNILGQDDIAPARITYMIGCLKSLESLYLQAGSQLLILHDNPVRAIPNLAEALEAKAVFWNWDVEPYAQIRDRDVTLALKTRGIETLEKNWDQLLHSPDTILSGAGTPYTVYTPFWKKWHSQPKVEPIEILANCENLTAREEEIAEKSGVIKLPTARDLGFIWSGELILEPGEVAAWERLTDFLDCAIDEYEEKRNYPAIDGTSLLSPALKFGVIGIRTIWQKTQELLAISNSQEFSNGIITWQKELAWREFYQHAMYHFPELAEGVYRDVFKNFPWSDNQEHFQAWYEGKTGYPIVDAAMRQLNETGWMHNRCRMIVASFLTKDLIINPQWGEKYFMQKLIDGDLSANNGGWQWSASSGMDPKPLRIFNPSSQAQKFDSDGEYIRHWVGELASVDTEYLIGGNITPLERQSVGYPPPIVDHKKQQALFKQLYQQQKVGFG; encoded by the coding sequence ATGTCAGATTTAATTTTATTTTGGCATCGCCGAGACTTACGTACTTCTGACAATACGGGACTAGGAGTTGCCAGGGAAAAAACCAAAAAAGTAGTAGGTGTTTTCTGCTTAGACCCTAACATATTAGGACAGGATGATATAGCACCTGCTAGAATAACCTACATGATTGGCTGTTTGAAATCATTAGAGAGTCTATATTTACAAGCTGGCAGCCAGTTACTAATTTTACATGATAATCCGGTGAGAGCCATTCCCAATTTAGCTGAAGCCCTGGAAGCGAAGGCAGTTTTTTGGAATTGGGATGTGGAACCCTATGCACAAATACGAGATCGGGATGTAACTCTGGCACTAAAAACCAGAGGTATTGAAACCTTAGAGAAAAATTGGGATCAATTACTGCATTCACCGGACACAATTCTCAGTGGTGCGGGGACACCCTATACAGTTTATACTCCCTTTTGGAAAAAGTGGCATAGTCAACCAAAAGTGGAACCAATAGAAATCTTAGCCAACTGTGAGAACTTAACAGCTAGAGAAGAGGAAATAGCTGAAAAATCAGGGGTAATTAAATTGCCCACTGCCAGAGATTTAGGTTTTATCTGGAGTGGGGAACTAATACTTGAACCGGGGGAAGTAGCAGCTTGGGAAAGACTAACAGATTTTCTGGATTGTGCTATTGATGAATATGAAGAAAAGAGAAACTATCCGGCTATTGATGGCACATCTTTGTTAAGTCCCGCCCTGAAATTTGGGGTAATTGGAATTAGGACTATCTGGCAAAAAACTCAGGAGTTATTAGCCATAAGCAACAGTCAAGAGTTTAGTAATGGTATTATCACTTGGCAAAAAGAATTAGCCTGGCGGGAATTTTATCAGCATGCCATGTACCACTTTCCTGAATTAGCTGAAGGCGTCTATAGGGATGTTTTTAAAAACTTTCCCTGGTCTGATAACCAAGAGCATTTTCAGGCTTGGTATGAAGGAAAAACTGGTTATCCGATTGTGGATGCTGCTATGCGACAATTAAATGAGACTGGTTGGATGCACAATAGGTGTAGAATGATAGTAGCCAGTTTTTTAACTAAGGATTTAATTATTAATCCTCAGTGGGGGGAGAAGTATTTTATGCAGAAACTCATTGATGGTGATTTATCTGCTAATAATGGAGGATGGCAATGGAGCGCATCTAGCGGAATGGATCCTAAACCATTAAGAATTTTTAACCCGTCTAGCCAAGCACAAAAATTTGATAGCGATGGGGAATATATTAGACACTGGGTAGGGGAATTGGCATCTGTGGATACGGAATATTTAATTGGTGGTAATATAACACCCTTGGAACGCCAAAGTGTTGGTTATCCCCCACCTATTGTAGACCATAAAAAACAGCAAGCTCTATTTAAACAATTGTATCAACAGCAGAAAGTGGGTTTTGGTTAG
- a CDS encoding transposase: MGSKNNQKFVQIPTARLKDRIAQLCKQYGIDFIETEESYTSQSSFFDCDNIPKFGEKPQGWEASGKRVSRGVYETSDGFKINADCNGAANILKKVAVMLGIDLSGISRGCLSQPQKVRLWTLQKSPCL, from the coding sequence TTGGGGTCTAAAAACAATCAGAAGTTTGTCCAAATTCCCACAGCAAGATTAAAAGACCGTATTGCTCAATTATGTAAACAATACGGAATAGATTTTATTGAAACAGAAGAATCATACACTTCTCAATCATCGTTTTTTGATTGCGACAATATACCTAAATTCGGTGAAAAACCCCAAGGGTGGGAAGCAAGCGGGAAACGAGTTAGTCGTGGAGTATATGAAACTTCTGATGGGTTCAAAATTAATGCGGACTGTAATGGTGCTGCTAATATTTTGAAAAAAGTAGCGGTGATGCTAGGAATTGATCTTAGCGGAATCAGTAGAGGCTGTTTAAGCCAGCCTCAGAAAGTTCGTTTATGGACTCTTCAGAAATCTCCGTGTCTTTAG
- the gltX gene encoding glutamate--tRNA ligase, with amino-acid sequence MSVRVRIAPSPTGNLHIGTARTAVFNYLFAHHQGGKFILRIEDTDLERSRPEYTDNILQGLSWLGLNWDEGPFFQSQRLELYQLAVKKLLDQGLAYRCYTTTEELEALRELQKARNEAPRYDNRHRDLTKEQEAEFVKQGRSHVIRFKIDDQRQILWNDLVRGEVCWRGSDLGGDMVIARASDNGIGQPLYNFVVVVDDIDMEITHVIRGEDHIANTAKQILLYQALGANIPDFAHTPLILNQEGRKLSKRDGVTSISDFQKMGFTAPALVNYMTLLGWSAPDSTQEIFTLEEAAREFTFDRVNKAGAKFDWDKLDWINSQYIHNMPIEKLTDLLIPFWQDAGYSLTDGRDRPWLEQLVSLIAPSLTRLVDALPMTKIFFTNGVELTEEGRQQLDQEGVKALLKAILVALDINTVTGDTAQNILKQVVKEQGVKKGLVMRSLRVALTGDVHGPDLIESWVLLNKIGLDKPRLSQAII; translated from the coding sequence GTGTCTGTGAGAGTTCGTATTGCGCCCAGTCCCACTGGGAATTTGCACATTGGTACAGCCAGAACGGCTGTATTTAACTATTTGTTTGCCCATCACCAAGGTGGAAAGTTCATTTTACGCATTGAGGATACAGACTTAGAGAGGTCTCGTCCCGAATACACTGATAACATTTTACAAGGACTAAGCTGGTTAGGATTAAATTGGGATGAAGGTCCCTTTTTCCAGTCTCAAAGGTTAGAACTATACCAGTTAGCAGTGAAGAAACTATTAGACCAAGGTTTAGCCTATCGTTGTTATACCACAACGGAAGAATTAGAAGCTCTCAGGGAACTGCAAAAGGCGAGAAATGAAGCGCCCAGATATGATAACCGTCACCGCGACTTGACCAAAGAACAGGAAGCAGAATTTGTCAAACAAGGACGTTCACACGTAATTAGGTTTAAAATAGACGACCAGCGACAAATCCTCTGGAATGACCTAGTGAGGGGAGAAGTGTGTTGGCGTGGTAGTGACCTAGGTGGTGATATGGTGATTGCTCGTGCTAGTGATAATGGGATTGGTCAACCCCTATATAACTTCGTGGTTGTAGTAGATGACATTGATATGGAAATCACCCATGTTATTCGTGGAGAAGACCATATTGCTAATACAGCTAAACAAATTTTGTTGTATCAAGCACTGGGAGCAAACATTCCCGACTTTGCCCACACACCCCTAATTTTAAACCAAGAGGGGAGAAAACTATCAAAACGAGATGGGGTAACCTCCATTTCAGACTTCCAGAAGATGGGTTTTACTGCACCAGCACTAGTCAATTATATGACTTTATTGGGATGGTCAGCACCGGATTCAACCCAGGAAATATTTACCTTAGAAGAAGCAGCAAGGGAATTTACCTTTGACAGGGTGAACAAAGCGGGAGCAAAATTCGACTGGGATAAACTGGACTGGATTAATAGTCAGTACATTCATAATATGCCAATAGAAAAACTAACGGATTTATTAATACCCTTTTGGCAAGATGCAGGGTATAGCTTGACCGATGGTAGGGATCGTCCATGGTTAGAGCAGTTAGTGAGTTTAATAGCACCCAGTCTAACCCGCTTGGTGGATGCTCTACCTATGACCAAGATCTTTTTTACTAATGGAGTAGAGTTGACAGAAGAAGGGAGACAACAACTGGATCAAGAAGGGGTAAAAGCCTTACTGAAAGCAATTTTGGTGGCTTTAGATATTAATACGGTAACAGGGGACACAGCCCAAAATATCCTCAAGCAAGTAGTCAAAGAACAGGGAGTAAAAAAGGGTTTAGTCATGCGTTCCTTGAGAGTAGCTTTAACAGGGGATGTGCATGGTCCAGACTTAATTGAATCCTGGGTACTGTTAAATAAGATTGGTTTGGATAAACCAAGACTGAGTCAAGCCATAATATAG